The following proteins are co-located in the Neisseria sp. Marseille-Q6792 genome:
- a CDS encoding AAA family ATPase produces the protein MKQINQALQQKLAEFKAKSGMNQTQLARGIGTSPASISMYLNGTYAEKGGNYETIEPKIEAFLEMQESKARREELVLGFVSTKTTRRIAEVMRDAHEGGEIVVIYGQAGLGKTQAVKNYCEKNPAAILIEANPSFTALVLMRKLATAAKVSAMGSLNDLFESVSDRLRDSGRLIVVDEAENLPLRALEIVRRLHDETGCGLVLSGMPRLVANLRGKHGELVQLYSRVSVALNLGESLPDDELFEIAKAALPDADEETLLELVKHSNGNTRRMSKLMRGAVRTANKNGIKMQAGIVKKYSSLIIR, from the coding sequence ATGAAACAAATTAATCAAGCATTGCAACAAAAACTGGCTGAATTTAAAGCCAAATCAGGCATGAACCAAACCCAACTGGCACGCGGTATCGGTACTTCGCCAGCCTCAATCAGTATGTATCTGAACGGCACTTATGCGGAAAAAGGCGGCAATTATGAAACCATCGAGCCGAAAATCGAGGCGTTTTTGGAGATGCAGGAAAGTAAGGCGCGACGTGAAGAGCTGGTGTTGGGATTTGTATCGACTAAGACGACCCGCCGTATTGCGGAAGTGATGCGCGATGCGCACGAAGGCGGCGAAATAGTGGTGATCTACGGTCAGGCGGGTTTGGGCAAGACTCAGGCGGTCAAAAACTACTGCGAGAAAAACCCAGCGGCCATCTTGATTGAGGCTAATCCGAGCTTTACGGCACTTGTGCTGATGCGCAAGTTGGCGACGGCGGCGAAGGTATCGGCGATGGGCAGCCTGAATGATTTGTTTGAGTCTGTATCTGACCGCCTGCGCGATTCGGGCCGTCTGATTGTGGTCGATGAAGCGGAAAACCTGCCGTTACGCGCCCTTGAAATTGTACGCCGTCTGCACGATGAGACTGGCTGCGGCTTGGTGTTGAGCGGTATGCCCCGACTGGTTGCGAATTTGCGCGGTAAGCATGGCGAGCTGGTGCAACTTTACAGCCGCGTGTCGGTTGCGCTGAATTTGGGCGAATCTTTGCCGGATGACGAGCTCTTTGAAATTGCGAAAGCGGCTTTGCCTGATGCGGACGAAGAAACGCTCTTGGAACTGGTTAAACATAGTAACGGCAATACACGCCGGATGAGCAAATTGATGCGCGGCGCGGTACGCACGGCGAACAAGAACGGTATCAAGATGCAGGCCGGTATCGTTAAGAAATACAGCTCCCTGATTATCCGATAG
- a CDS encoding GntR family transcriptional regulator has product MKEFPDLEKRLIMLEVAVQDLEDRSLTDSFVLAWLLQRITRQEPTSIEQVRSFLQAQAKTFEPDSVQREHLESLLELVESAQELA; this is encoded by the coding sequence ATGAAAGAGTTTCCCGATTTAGAAAAACGCCTGATCATGCTGGAAGTCGCCGTTCAAGACTTGGAAGACAGGTCGCTTACCGATTCCTTCGTACTTGCCTGGCTGCTCCAGCGGATTACCCGTCAAGAGCCGACTTCGATTGAGCAGGTTCGCAGTTTCCTTCAAGCGCAGGCAAAAACGTTTGAGCCTGATTCCGTTCAGCGGGAACACCTTGAATCTTTGCTTGAGCTCGTTGAATCCGCCCAAGAGCTCGCTTGA
- a CDS encoding Mu transposase C-terminal domain-containing protein — protein MNEISSRELSEILNKSRQALDKKALKENWLYKFSDGQGKGGKVKQYLIASLPAKIRAAIMKRQSDELAEKMPKMLPQVRQGTAMSAQALAEAAKLLNEKQRSVADARCAVVAAVLGIKYEYDCSAKAAVAQFLGLLAEGKLDSVTLGNLEKANDRSRSAKVGERTLDGWISAYLKAEDATERLVALAPKTTKAVKPIESYGWLPMFMQFHNIPSAPKLAHSYRRFVQWAEAENMPVNDVPNLSMVRRVWDKLPMIMQERGRKTGAAYKSLLPYVKRDWGALKPNDVWIGDGHSFKAKVAHPVHGRPFKPEVTVIIDGCTRFVVGFSVSLAESCVAVSDALRIGVKHFGLPIIYYSDNGGGQTGKTIDHEITGITSRLGIRHETGIAGNPQGRGIIERWWKDNLIEMARQYETFAGAGMDSSTKNLMYRKMESVFNALEKGKDLTEEQQKYLKKLPSWSRFIADVVKCIDEYNNRPHGELPRHPDGGHYTPKAYREMRLEQDGIAPDMLSAEELATMFMPQEVRKVQRGWLDLFNNSYFSTELAEYHKDEVRVSYDLDDASVVNVFDMDGKFITKAQVNGNSREAFPTARIDQLAEKRRKGKIKRAENAIKLANAEVNPALEQAAVWDELGHLGGNVVEAEYAVLPKTGTDDFVLFEADR, from the coding sequence ATGAATGAAATATCTAGCCGAGAGTTATCTGAAATATTAAATAAATCAAGGCAAGCATTAGACAAAAAAGCTTTAAAAGAAAACTGGCTTTATAAATTTTCAGACGGCCAAGGCAAAGGCGGGAAAGTCAAGCAATACTTAATCGCTTCCCTCCCTGCCAAAATCCGGGCAGCCATTATGAAACGGCAGTCGGACGAGCTGGCGGAGAAGATGCCGAAAATGCTGCCTCAAGTCAGACAGGGGACGGCGATGTCGGCTCAGGCACTGGCTGAAGCGGCCAAGCTGTTGAACGAGAAACAACGGTCGGTGGCGGATGCGCGATGTGCGGTGGTGGCGGCGGTATTGGGGATTAAATACGAATACGATTGCTCTGCCAAGGCTGCGGTGGCTCAGTTTTTGGGCTTGCTGGCAGAAGGTAAATTGGACTCGGTCACGCTTGGGAACTTGGAAAAGGCCAATGACCGCAGCCGGTCGGCAAAGGTTGGCGAACGTACTTTAGACGGCTGGATTTCTGCTTATTTGAAAGCGGAAGACGCGACGGAGCGGTTGGTTGCTTTGGCTCCGAAGACGACGAAGGCGGTTAAACCGATTGAGAGCTACGGTTGGTTGCCGATGTTTATGCAGTTTCACAATATTCCGTCCGCGCCAAAGCTGGCGCACAGTTACCGCCGATTTGTGCAGTGGGCTGAAGCGGAAAATATGCCGGTCAATGATGTGCCTAATTTGAGTATGGTGCGTCGCGTTTGGGACAAGCTGCCGATGATTATGCAGGAGCGCGGCAGGAAAACGGGGGCGGCTTATAAATCGCTGCTGCCTTATGTGAAACGTGATTGGGGGGCTTTGAAGCCTAACGATGTTTGGATCGGCGACGGCCACAGCTTTAAAGCGAAGGTGGCACATCCGGTACACGGCAGGCCGTTTAAGCCGGAAGTGACGGTAATTATTGATGGTTGTACGCGGTTTGTGGTCGGGTTTTCGGTCTCTCTTGCTGAAAGTTGTGTGGCGGTATCGGATGCTCTGCGTATCGGGGTCAAGCATTTTGGTTTGCCGATTATCTATTACTCGGATAACGGCGGCGGCCAAACCGGCAAGACGATAGACCATGAAATCACGGGTATTACGTCCCGATTGGGTATCCGCCATGAAACGGGTATCGCGGGCAATCCGCAAGGACGCGGCATCATCGAGCGATGGTGGAAAGACAATCTGATTGAGATGGCGCGCCAGTATGAGACGTTTGCGGGCGCAGGGATGGACAGCAGCACGAAGAACCTGATGTACCGCAAGATGGAAAGTGTGTTTAATGCTTTGGAAAAAGGCAAGGATTTGACGGAGGAACAACAGAAATATTTGAAAAAACTGCCGAGCTGGTCGCGTTTTATAGCGGATGTGGTCAAGTGTATCGACGAATACAACAACCGCCCGCACGGCGAGCTGCCCCGACATCCGGACGGCGGGCATTACACGCCGAAGGCTTATCGGGAAATGAGGCTGGAACAGGACGGTATCGCGCCGGATATGTTGTCGGCGGAAGAACTGGCGACGATGTTTATGCCGCAAGAGGTGCGAAAGGTACAGCGCGGTTGGCTGGATTTGTTCAACAACTCTTATTTCTCAACCGAGCTGGCGGAGTATCACAAGGACGAGGTACGGGTCAGCTACGATTTGGACGATGCGTCGGTGGTCAATGTGTTTGATATGGACGGTAAGTTCATCACGAAGGCACAAGTCAACGGCAATAGCCGCGAAGCATTCCCGACGGCGCGTATCGACCAACTGGCGGAAAAACGCCGAAAAGGCAAAATCAAGCGGGCGGAAAATGCAATCAAGCTCGCAAATGCGGAAGTCAATCCGGCTTTGGAACAGGCGGCAGTTTGGGACGAGCTGGGACATTTGGGCGGGAACGTCGTCGAGGCGGAGTATGCGGTATTGCCGAAAACGGGTACGGACGATTTTGTGCTATTTGAGGCGGATAGATAA
- a CDS encoding DNA-binding protein, translated as MLITVEKLKENFEKEGKTLASWARENGYQPREVYLVVGGQNKAKYGKGFEIARKLGLK; from the coding sequence ATGTTGATAACTGTCGAGAAATTAAAAGAAAATTTTGAAAAAGAAGGCAAGACTCTGGCTTCTTGGGCGCGTGAAAACGGCTATCAGCCACGCGAAGTTTACTTAGTTGTCGGCGGGCAGAATAAGGCTAAATACGGCAAGGGTTTTGAAATTGCGAGAAAACTTGGGCTGAAGTGA
- a CDS encoding helix-turn-helix transcriptional regulator: protein MENISLFANRLKVERKKLGLTQSQLAEKCGITREMWGKYERGQFLPNCEIIFSFCALGADVNFLFTGNRPSENSNELSKDELELLQNYRQSTNKSREIILTIAKTQEKKEVGITVGEVA, encoded by the coding sequence GTGGAAAATATTTCTCTTTTTGCTAATCGATTGAAAGTAGAAAGAAAAAAGTTAGGTTTGACTCAGTCTCAACTTGCTGAGAAATGCGGCATTACACGTGAGATGTGGGGAAAATATGAGCGTGGTCAATTTCTACCAAACTGTGAAATTATTTTCTCTTTTTGTGCATTAGGTGCAGATGTAAATTTCCTTTTCACAGGAAATAGGCCGTCTGAAAATTCAAACGAACTCAGCAAAGATGAATTAGAACTGCTTCAAAACTATCGACAATCAACAAATAAAAGTCGTGAGATTATTTTGACTATCGCCAAAACACAGGAGAAAAAAGAAGTCGGTATTACGGTTGGTGAAGTAGCCTGA
- a CDS encoding helix-turn-helix transcriptional regulator, translating into MEIVSWFSNRLQAERKRLKLSVREVAKACEVTAAKWTRFEKGEEAPEAKTLFLFAELGADMNYVFKAEFLDKEEIQLIEKYREADLIGKAAIDYVAQGCNKGYAPGSSIQCIIKFLE; encoded by the coding sequence ATGGAAATTGTTTCTTGGTTCTCAAATCGTCTTCAAGCTGAGAGAAAACGTTTAAAATTGTCAGTACGTGAGGTCGCAAAAGCCTGCGAAGTAACTGCTGCAAAATGGACTCGTTTTGAAAAAGGTGAAGAAGCTCCAGAAGCTAAGACATTATTTTTATTTGCTGAATTAGGTGCAGATATGAATTATGTTTTTAAAGCAGAATTTCTTGATAAAGAAGAAATACAGTTAATAGAAAAATACAGAGAAGCTGACCTAATAGGTAAGGCCGCCATAGATTATGTTGCGCAAGGTTGTAACAAAGGTTATGCTCCTGGTTCAAGCATTCAGTGCATTATTAAATTTCTAGAATAA
- a CDS encoding DUF305 domain-containing protein — MKKLMTFITLSTAAVSIHAHANEQPHQAHMNMQMSTGSAMQQEFMQGMNQMHQDMMAAAQYKDPDVAFAAGMLPHHIGAVKMAEVELKYGKDPEMRKLAEDIINAQQAEIEQMQKWLKAHNKKAP; from the coding sequence ATGAAAAAACTTATGACTTTTATCACACTTAGCACTGCTGCAGTTTCAATTCATGCCCACGCTAATGAACAACCGCATCAAGCACACATGAATATGCAAATGTCGACAGGTTCTGCAATGCAACAAGAATTTATGCAAGGTATGAATCAAATGCATCAAGACATGATGGCAGCTGCGCAATATAAAGATCCTGATGTTGCTTTTGCAGCAGGTATGTTGCCACACCATATTGGCGCAGTAAAAATGGCGGAAGTTGAATTAAAATACGGAAAAGATCCTGAGATGCGTAAGCTTGCTGAGGATATTATTAACGCACAACAAGCGGAAATTGAACAAATGCAAAAATGGCTTAAAGCACACAACAAAAAAGCTCCGTAA
- a CDS encoding peptide chain release factor 3 → MSQEILDQVRRRRTFAIISHPDAGKTTLTEKLLLFSGAIQSAGTVKGKKTGKFATSDWMDIEKQRGISVASSVMQFDYKDHTVNLLDTPGHQDFSEDTYRVLTAVDSALMVIDAAKGVEAQTIKLLNVCRLRNTPIVTFMNKYDREVRDSLELLDEVENILQIRCAPVTWPIGMGKNFKGVYHILNDEIYLFDAGGERLPHEFDIIKGIDNPELEQRFPLEIQQLRDEIELVQAASNEFNLDEFLAGELTPVFFGSAINNFGIQEILNSLIEWAPAPKPRDATVRMVEPDEPKFSGFIFKIQANMDPKHRDRIAFLRVCSGKFERGMKMKHLRINREIAASSVVTFMSHDRELVEEAYAGDIIGIPNHGNIQIGDSFSEGEQLAFTGIPFFAPELFRSVRIKNPLKIKQLQKGLQQLGEEGAVQVFKPMSGADLILGAVGVLQFEVVTSRLANEYGVEAVFDSASIWSARWVSCDDKKKLAEFEKANAGNLSIDAGGNLAYLAPNRVNLGLTQERWPDIVFHETREHSVKL, encoded by the coding sequence ATGTCCCAAGAAATCCTCGACCAAGTGCGCCGTCGCCGCACGTTTGCCATCATCTCCCACCCCGACGCGGGTAAAACCACGCTGACTGAAAAACTCTTGCTGTTTTCAGGTGCGATTCAAAGCGCGGGTACGGTAAAAGGCAAGAAAACCGGCAAATTCGCCACCTCTGACTGGATGGACATCGAGAAGCAGCGCGGCATTTCCGTGGCATCAAGTGTGATGCAGTTCGACTACAAAGACCATACCGTCAACCTCTTGGACACGCCGGGACACCAAGACTTCTCCGAAGATACCTACCGCGTGTTGACCGCCGTCGACAGCGCCTTGATGGTTATCGACGCGGCAAAAGGCGTGGAAGCGCAAACCATCAAACTCTTGAACGTCTGCCGCCTGCGCAACACGCCGATTGTTACGTTCATGAACAAATACGACCGCGAAGTACGCGATTCTTTGGAATTGCTGGACGAAGTGGAAAACATCCTGCAAATCCGCTGCGCACCCGTCACCTGGCCGATCGGCATGGGCAAAAACTTCAAAGGCGTGTACCACATCCTGAACGACGAAATCTATCTCTTCGATGCAGGCGGCGAGCGCCTGCCGCACGAGTTCGACATCATCAAAGGCATCGATAATCCCGAATTGGAACAACGCTTTCCATTAGAAATCCAACAGTTACGCGACGAAATCGAATTGGTACAGGCGGCTTCCAACGAGTTTAATCTCGACGAATTCCTTGCAGGCGAACTCACGCCCGTGTTCTTCGGCTCGGCGATTAACAACTTCGGTATTCAGGAAATCCTCAATTCATTGATTGAATGGGCACCCGCTCCGAAACCGCGCGATGCGACCGTACGCATGGTCGAGCCGGACGAGCCAAAATTTTCCGGATTTATCTTCAAAATCCAAGCCAATATGGACCCGAAACACCGCGACCGTATCGCCTTTTTGCGCGTCTGCTCCGGCAAATTCGAGCGCGGCATGAAGATGAAACACCTGCGCATCAACCGCGAAATCGCCGCCTCCAGCGTGGTAACCTTCATGTCCCACGACCGCGAGCTGGTGGAAGAAGCCTACGCCGGCGACATCATCGGCATCCCGAACCACGGCAACATCCAAATCGGCGACAGCTTCTCCGAAGGCGAACAACTGGCGTTTACCGGCATCCCATTCTTCGCGCCCGAACTGTTCCGCAGCGTTCGCATAAAAAACCCGCTGAAAATCAAGCAACTGCAAAAAGGTTTGCAACAGCTTGGCGAAGAAGGCGCGGTACAGGTTTTCAAACCGATGAGCGGCGCAGATTTGATTTTGGGTGCGGTCGGCGTGTTGCAGTTTGAAGTCGTTACCTCGCGCCTCGCCAACGAATACGGCGTGGAAGCCGTGTTCGACAGCGCATCCATCTGGTCGGCGCGCTGGGTATCGTGCGACGACAAGAAAAAACTGGCGGAATTTGAAAAAGCCAATGCAGGCAATCTGTCGATAGACGCAGGCGGCAACCTCGCCTACCTTGCGCCTAACCGCGTGAATCTGGGACTCACGCAAGAACGCTGGCCGGATATCGTGTTCCACGAAACGCGCGAACATTCGGTTAAACTGTAA
- the pta gene encoding phosphate acetyltransferase, with product MAKVLIVPVSAGLDASAAARSFAKALNAQVFQAFDTQAEALLAQGKSDDWFDATVGKVAALDADNLIIEGIAPDADKIYLAGKNVELALSLDAAAVFAVRSDNADADELAHRLNLAKQFFATAPGVLEGFIVDGAAASVAEAAAEKTGLTFFGSSSALKDVSVLANRQTKRLSPAQFRYNLIDFARKADKRIVLPEGAEPRTVQAAAICHEKGIARCVLLAKREEVEAVAKERGISLPDSLEIVDPASLVEQYVEPMCELRKSKGLTPEDARKQLQDTVVLGTMMMAQNDVDGLVSGAVHTTANTIRPALQLIKTAPGASLVSSVFFMLLPNQVLVFGDCAVNPNPTAQQLADIAIQSADSAKAFGIDPKVAMISYSTVNSGSGPDVDTVIEATKLAQEKRPDLAIDGPLQYDAATVPGVGKSKAPGSPVAGQATVLVFPDLNTGNCTYKAVQRNANVLSVGPLLQGLRKPVNDLSRGALVEDIVFTIALTAVQAKQMEG from the coding sequence ATGGCAAAAGTACTCATCGTACCCGTATCTGCCGGACTTGACGCATCCGCCGCCGCCCGGTCATTTGCAAAAGCCTTGAACGCACAAGTTTTCCAAGCCTTTGACACACAAGCAGAAGCCCTGTTGGCGCAAGGCAAAAGCGACGACTGGTTTGACGCGACGGTCGGTAAAGTTGCCGCACTCGATGCCGACAACCTCATTATCGAAGGCATCGCACCCGATGCCGACAAAATCTACCTTGCAGGCAAAAACGTCGAACTGGCGCTCTCTTTGGACGCTGCCGCCGTATTTGCCGTCCGTTCCGACAACGCCGATGCAGACGAACTGGCGCACCGGCTGAACCTTGCCAAACAGTTCTTTGCCACTGCACCGGGCGTATTAGAAGGTTTTATTGTCGACGGTGCGGCAGCCTCCGTTGCCGAAGCGGCTGCCGAAAAAACCGGTTTAACGTTCTTCGGCTCAAGCAGCGCGCTGAAAGACGTATCCGTATTGGCAAACCGACAAACCAAACGCCTTTCGCCCGCCCAATTCCGCTACAACCTGATTGACTTCGCCCGCAAAGCCGACAAACGTATCGTCCTGCCGGAAGGTGCCGAGCCGCGCACCGTCCAAGCCGCCGCCATCTGTCACGAAAAAGGCATTGCACGCTGCGTCCTGCTTGCCAAACGCGAAGAAGTCGAAGCCGTTGCCAAAGAACGCGGCATCAGCCTACCGGACTCTTTGGAAATCGTCGATCCCGCCTCATTAGTCGAACAATACGTCGAGCCGATGTGCGAACTGCGCAAATCCAAAGGCCTGACACCCGAAGACGCGCGCAAGCAACTGCAAGACACCGTGGTACTCGGTACGATGATGATGGCGCAAAACGATGTGGACGGCCTGGTATCCGGTGCCGTTCATACGACCGCCAATACCATCCGCCCCGCTTTGCAACTGATTAAAACCGCACCGGGTGCAAGCCTCGTATCCAGCGTATTCTTTATGCTGCTACCCAACCAAGTCCTCGTCTTCGGCGACTGCGCGGTTAATCCGAACCCGACTGCGCAACAGCTTGCCGACATCGCCATCCAGTCTGCTGATTCCGCAAAAGCCTTCGGCATCGACCCGAAAGTGGCCATGATTTCCTACTCTACGGTCAACTCCGGCAGCGGTCCCGATGTCGATACCGTCATCGAAGCAACCAAACTTGCCCAAGAAAAACGCCCCGATCTCGCCATCGACGGCCCGCTGCAATATGATGCGGCAACCGTACCGGGCGTGGGCAAATCGAAAGCCCCGGGCAGCCCGGTCGCAGGACAGGCAACCGTTTTGGTCTTCCCAGACCTGAACACCGGCAACTGCACCTATAAAGCCGTCCAACGCAACGCCAACGTCTTAAGCGTCGGCCCGCTGCTGCAAGGCCTGCGCAAACCGGTCAACGACCTCTCCCGCGGCGCACTGGTAGAAGACATCGTGTTTACCATCGCCCTGACTGCGGTTCAGGCAAAACAAATGGAAGGCTGA
- a CDS encoding ABC transporter ATP-binding protein, translating to MTAPALQIRQLTKNFQNHAVLQNISLTLGKGEILFVIGASGCGKTTLLRCLAGFEQPDSGEISLYGRTIYSENTNLPVRERRLGYVVQEGVLFPHLTVYHNIAYGLGNGKGKTAQERQRIEAMMTLTGISELSNRHPHELSGGQQQRVALARALAPDPELILLDEPFSALDEQLRRQIREDMIAALRANGKSAVFVSHDREEALQYADRIAVMKQGRILQTAAPHELYRQPADLETALFIGEGISLPATLNADGTADSELGRLPVGNTLPAGTRGTLLIRPEQFSFNCPNTHAAELSATILNAIPKARHIQIRLKIEQTILTLNTPYAPDFSDGTQTRIYLNSEALFFPEQPAP from the coding sequence ATGACCGCGCCCGCACTCCAAATCCGCCAACTGACCAAAAACTTCCAGAACCATGCCGTTCTGCAAAATATCTCGCTCACACTCGGCAAAGGGGAAATCCTCTTCGTTATCGGTGCATCAGGTTGCGGCAAAACCACGCTGCTGCGCTGCCTTGCCGGTTTTGAACAGCCCGATTCCGGAGAAATCTCGCTTTACGGAAGAACAATCTATTCAGAAAATACCAACCTTCCCGTCCGCGAACGCCGTTTGGGTTACGTCGTACAAGAAGGCGTACTGTTCCCCCACCTGACCGTTTACCACAACATCGCCTACGGACTGGGCAACGGCAAAGGCAAGACGGCGCAGGAGCGGCAACGCATCGAAGCCATGATGACCCTGACCGGCATTTCCGAACTCTCAAACCGTCATCCGCACGAACTTTCAGGCGGACAGCAACAACGTGTCGCCCTCGCCCGTGCCCTCGCCCCCGATCCCGAACTCATCCTGCTGGACGAACCCTTCAGCGCACTGGACGAACAGTTGCGCCGCCAGATTCGCGAAGACATGATTGCCGCCCTGCGCGCCAACGGCAAATCTGCCGTTTTCGTCAGCCACGACCGGGAAGAAGCCCTGCAATACGCCGACCGGATTGCCGTCATGAAACAAGGACGCATCCTCCAGACTGCAGCCCCCCACGAACTGTACCGGCAACCTGCCGACCTTGAAACAGCCCTGTTTATCGGCGAAGGCATCTCCCTGCCCGCCACACTCAACGCCGACGGTACGGCAGACTCCGAATTGGGCAGGCTCCCCGTCGGAAACACCTTACCCGCAGGCACACGCGGCACACTGCTTATCCGTCCGGAACAATTCAGCTTCAACTGCCCGAACACCCATGCTGCCGAATTATCCGCCACCATCCTCAACGCCATACCCAAAGCACGCCATATCCAAATCCGCCTGAAAATCGAGCAAACCATCCTGACGCTGAACACCCCCTACGCACCCGATTTTTCAGACGGCACACAGACACGCATCTACTTGAATTCAGAAGCACTGTTTTTCCCGGAACAACCTGCCCCGTAA
- a CDS encoding iron ABC transporter permease produces MSRNKIPSWLTALILLIALPLTLPFLYVAMRSWQVGATRAYELLFRPRMFDLLGNTLMLMFGVTLISIVLGITCAVLFQRYRFFGKTFFQTAITLPLCIPAFVSCFTWISLTFRVEGFWGTVMIMSLSSFPLAYLPVEAALKRISLSFEEVSLSLGKSRLQTFFSAILPQLKPAIGSSILLIALHMLIEFGAVSILNYPTFTTAIFQEYEMSFDNNTAALLSAVLMAVCGIVVFGESIFRGKTKLYHSGKGVARPYPVKTMKLPAQICTVFFLGSLLVLSIVIPFGILIRWMMVGSSGTFELVSVFDAFARSMGVSAAGALLTILCALPLVWASIRYRNLLTVWIDRLPFLLHAVPGLVIALSLIYFSINYAPSVYQTFIVVVLAYFMLYLPMAQTTLRTSLEQFPKGMEQVGATLGRGHFFIFRTLVLPSILPGITAAFALVFLNLMKELTATLLLTADDVHTLSTAVWEYTSDAQYAAATPYALMLVLFSGLPVFILKKYAFK; encoded by the coding sequence ATGTCCCGCAACAAAATACCCTCATGGCTGACCGCCCTCATCCTGCTTATCGCCTTGCCGCTGACCCTTCCTTTCCTTTATGTCGCCATGCGTTCGTGGCAGGTTGGTGCAACACGCGCCTACGAACTGCTGTTCCGCCCACGCATGTTTGATTTGCTGGGAAACACCCTGATGCTGATGTTCGGCGTTACCCTGATTTCTATCGTTTTGGGCATTACCTGCGCTGTCCTGTTCCAACGTTACCGCTTTTTCGGCAAAACCTTTTTTCAGACGGCAATTACTCTGCCCTTATGCATACCTGCATTTGTCAGCTGCTTTACATGGATCAGCCTGACTTTCCGCGTGGAGGGATTTTGGGGAACCGTTATGATTATGAGCCTGTCGTCTTTTCCCCTCGCCTACCTACCGGTCGAGGCAGCCCTCAAACGCATCAGCCTGTCGTTTGAAGAAGTCAGCCTTTCCTTGGGTAAAAGCCGCCTGCAAACTTTCTTTTCCGCCATACTTCCCCAACTCAAACCTGCCATCGGCAGCAGCATCCTGCTGATTGCGTTGCACATGCTGATTGAATTCGGTGCAGTATCGATACTCAACTATCCGACCTTTACCACCGCCATTTTCCAAGAATACGAAATGTCGTTCGACAATAACACCGCCGCGCTGCTGTCCGCCGTTTTAATGGCAGTGTGCGGCATCGTCGTATTTGGAGAAAGCATTTTCCGTGGAAAAACCAAGCTCTATCACAGCGGCAAAGGCGTTGCCCGCCCCTACCCGGTCAAAACGATGAAGCTGCCCGCGCAAATCTGCACAGTATTTTTTCTTGGCTCGCTGCTGGTTTTAAGCATCGTCATCCCATTCGGCATCCTTATCCGCTGGATGATGGTCGGCTCGTCCGGCACATTTGAACTCGTATCCGTATTCGATGCATTTGCCCGATCGATGGGCGTATCCGCCGCCGGCGCATTATTGACCATTTTGTGCGCATTGCCCTTGGTTTGGGCATCCATACGCTACCGCAACCTGCTGACCGTATGGATAGACAGGCTGCCCTTCCTGCTGCACGCCGTACCCGGCCTGGTGATCGCCTTGTCGCTGATTTATTTCAGCATCAACTACGCACCATCCGTTTACCAAACCTTTATCGTCGTCGTCCTTGCCTATTTCATGCTTTACCTGCCGATGGCGCAAACCACCCTGAGGACTTCCTTGGAACAATTCCCCAAAGGCATGGAACAGGTCGGCGCAACATTGGGGCGCGGACACTTCTTTATTTTCAGGACGTTGGTGCTGCCGTCCATCCTGCCCGGCATTACCGCCGCATTCGCACTCGTCTTCCTCAACCTGATGAAAGAGCTGACCGCCACCCTGCTGCTGACCGCAGATGATGTCCACACGCTCTCCACCGCCGTTTGGGAATACACGTCAGACGCACAATATGCCGCCGCCACCCCGTATGCCCTTATGCTGGTACTGTTTTCAGGCCTGCCCGTATTCATACTGAAAAAATACGCCTTCAAATAA